GTGCTCGGTGACGTGGCCCAGGACGACTCCACGGCGCTCTTCACCGACCCGCAGTCCTCCGTCTTCCGGATCTCCGAGCCGGGCCGGACCGAGCCCTTTGCCTGGTTCGCGATCCGGGTCGACCAGGCGGCAAACCGCCCGTCGACCGGTGGGATGGACATCAGCGCCCACAAGATGGGCCGCATCCACGACGTCGAAATGGCCCTGTCCGTGGTGATCGGGCGCACCCGCATGACCGTCGCCAATGTTCTGGGCCTGGAACCCGGCGACGTGGTGGACCTGGACCGGTCCGCCGGTGCCCCCGCGGACATCCTGCTCAACGGGCGCCTCATTGCGCACGGCGAGGTTGTGGTGGTCGACCAGGAATACGCCGTGCGGGTGACAAAGATCCTCGACTCCCCGGAGACGGTCGTCTAAGTGGACACGCTCCTGCTGGTCTTGCGGGTGGCGCTGTCCCTGGCCGTGGTGGTGGTCCTGCTGTGGATGGCCCAAAAGCGATGGTCCAAGGGCAGCCGTGCCGCCGCGGGAGCCGACCTCGCCGTCGTCAGCCGGCGCAGCGTGGGCCAAAAAGCCTCCGTGGTGGTGGTTGACGCCGACGGCCGCCGGTTCCTGCTGGGCGTGACCGAACACTCCATCAACGTCCTGCACGACGGGCCTGCCCCGGAACCGGTCCCCGTCGACGAGCCTGCCTTTGACCAGTCGATGCGCGCCGCCGGCATGGGCCGGCAGGGAATGGACGACGCCGGGTCCCGGCCCCTGCGTGCGCGCCACCACCGCCCCCGCCAGGAGGCGCTCTCCGGCTCGATCCTTTCGCCGAAGACGTGGCAGCAGGCAGGGGCGGCCGTGCGCAAGGCCCTGCTTCCGTGAACACGCACTCCGTCACCCTGCGCCGCTGGGGCAGGGCTGCGGTGATGCTGGGGCTGGTCCTGGCCCTCCTTCTCGCCTTCCAGATGGTCTTTTCCGCCTCGGCCCACGCCCTGTCGGTCATGGCCCCGGGCGATCCCGTCCCGCCCACGCCACCGACGGATCCCACGGCCCCGGCCGCGCCGGGCGGCGTCAACGTCACGGTTAACGGACTCGACGGCCAGCCAAGCTCCGCGATCGTCACCCTGCTCGGGATCACGCTGCTGTCCGTGGCCCCGGCGCTGCTGTTGATGATGACGTCCTTCACCAAGATCTTCGTGGTCCTGGCCATGACCCGCAACGCCCTGGGCCTGCAGTCGATCCCGCCCAACCAGGTGGTGGCGGGCCTGGCCCTGTTCCTGTCGCTGTTCATCATGTCGCCCACGCTGGTGGCCATCAACACGGCCGCCGTCCAGCCCTATCTTGGCGGGCACATGGACATCGGCGCCGCCTTCGACGCCGCGTCCGGCCCGCTGCGGCACTTCATGCTGCCGCAGACCCGCGAGGCGGACATTGCCCTCATGACCCGCTCGGCAGGCCGGGAAAACCCGGCCACCCCGGACGCGGTGCCCATGCTGACCCTGATCCCGGCGTTCATGATCTCCGAGCTGCGCAGCGCGTTCATCATCGGCTTTGTCATCTTCATCCCGTTCCTGATCATCGACATCGTGGTGGCGTCCTCCCTGATGTCGATGGGCATGATGATGCTCCCGCCGGTCATGATCTCCCTGCCCTTCAAGATCCTGCTGTTCATCCTGGTCGACGGCTGGGGGCTGATCATCACGGCCCTGGTGAAAAGCTACGGGGGCGGCCCGTGAACACCGCCGAAGTCCTCAACATTGCCGTCCAGGCGCTCTGGGTGGCCGCCAAGCTGTGCGCCCCGATCCTGCTGACCGCCCTGGTGGTGGGCTTCGCCATCTCCCTGCTCCAGTCCATCACCCAGGTCCAGGAGGCAACCCTGTCCTTCGTGCCCAAGGCGGTGGGCGTGGCGCTGGCCCTGCTGATCACCGGGCACTGGATGATCACGGAGATCGTCTCGTTCACGCACGATCTTTTCGACAAGATCCCCTTGTTGCTGAGGGGCTGAACCGTGAACATTCCCATCGACCCCGCCTGGCTGGAGACCTGCCTGCTCGCCACCGTGCGCATCACGGCCTTCATCGTCATTGCCCCGCCGTTTTCCTACAACGCGATCCCGCTGCGCGTCAAGGGCATGCTGGCCCTGGGCCTGGCCGTCGCCATGGCCGCACGGCTTCCCGCCCCGGCGGCCGTCAGCGACGCCGGCCCGTTCATCCTCGCCCTGCTGATGGAGGTGGCGACGGGGGCGCTGTTGGGCTTCCTGGTGTACCTGGTGTTTGCGGCCATCCAGACGGCGGGCGCCATGGTTGACACGTTTGGCGGCTTTGCCATGGCCCAGGCCTTCGACCCGCAGTCCATGATCAACGGCGCCCAGTTCACCCGGCTGTTCCAGCTCACGGCCCTGGCGCTGCTTTTTGCCTCCGACGGCTACCAGCTGATCATCGGCGGACTGGCCCGCTCCTTCGAGGCGGTTCCCGTCGGCGCCGCGTTCAACCTGGCGCACCCGGCCCAGCTCATTGCCACCGCCACCACCGGAATGTTCCTGGCCGCCGTGCAGATCGCCGGCCCGCTGCTGGTGGTCCTGTTTCTGGCCGACGCCGGACTGGGCCTGCTGACCCGCGTGGCACCGGCACTGAACGCCTTTGCCATGGGCTTCCCGCTGAAGATCATGCTCACCCTGTCCCTGGGCGGGCTCCTGATCATGGGGCTGGGCCACGTGGTCCCGACCATGGTCAACACGGTCCTGGGCTACCTTGCACGGGCAGGTGGCCGTGGCTGAGACGGGGGAGAGGACCGAAAAAGCCACCGAACGGCGGATGAAGGAGGTCCGGGAAAAGGGCCAGTTGTCCCGCTCCCAGGACCTGACCGCCTGGGTGGGGGT
This genomic stretch from Arthrobacter dokdonellae harbors:
- the fliN gene encoding flagellar motor switch protein FliN; this encodes MTSAPTLHTGAVEALARLLPASGPLEPVLWPVANGEIPATGMTTLTVDYLGAVSAELALSLPTATEAAIRQSGGSASVSAADVLRPALEAAAETLGSGVLGDVAQDDSTALFTDPQSSVFRISEPGRTEPFAWFAIRVDQAANRPSTGGMDISAHKMGRIHDVEMALSVVIGRTRMTVANVLGLEPGDVVDLDRSAGAPADILLNGRLIAHGEVVVVDQEYAVRVTKILDSPETVV
- a CDS encoding flagellar biosynthetic protein FliR, which codes for MNIPIDPAWLETCLLATVRITAFIVIAPPFSYNAIPLRVKGMLALGLAVAMAARLPAPAAVSDAGPFILALLMEVATGALLGFLVYLVFAAIQTAGAMVDTFGGFAMAQAFDPQSMINGAQFTRLFQLTALALLFASDGYQLIIGGLARSFEAVPVGAAFNLAHPAQLIATATTGMFLAAVQIAGPLLVVLFLADAGLGLLTRVAPALNAFAMGFPLKIMLTLSLGGLLIMGLGHVVPTMVNTVLGYLARAGGRG
- the fliQ gene encoding flagellar biosynthesis protein FliQ encodes the protein MNTAEVLNIAVQALWVAAKLCAPILLTALVVGFAISLLQSITQVQEATLSFVPKAVGVALALLITGHWMITEIVSFTHDLFDKIPLLLRG
- the fliP gene encoding flagellar type III secretion system pore protein FliP (The bacterial flagellar biogenesis protein FliP forms a type III secretion system (T3SS)-type pore required for flagellar assembly.), whose amino-acid sequence is MLGLVLALLLAFQMVFSASAHALSVMAPGDPVPPTPPTDPTAPAAPGGVNVTVNGLDGQPSSAIVTLLGITLLSVAPALLLMMTSFTKIFVVLAMTRNALGLQSIPPNQVVAGLALFLSLFIMSPTLVAINTAAVQPYLGGHMDIGAAFDAASGPLRHFMLPQTREADIALMTRSAGRENPATPDAVPMLTLIPAFMISELRSAFIIGFVIFIPFLIIDIVVASSLMSMGMMMLPPVMISLPFKILLFILVDGWGLIITALVKSYGGGP
- the fliO gene encoding flagellar biosynthetic protein FliO → MDTLLLVLRVALSLAVVVVLLWMAQKRWSKGSRAAAGADLAVVSRRSVGQKASVVVVDADGRRFLLGVTEHSINVLHDGPAPEPVPVDEPAFDQSMRAAGMGRQGMDDAGSRPLRARHHRPRQEALSGSILSPKTWQQAGAAVRKALLP